In Haladaptatus paucihalophilus DX253, the following proteins share a genomic window:
- a CDS encoding hydroxyacid-oxoacid transhydrogenase, translating to MSYERSVSAPSHELSPETVWHIQMPQIRFGRDATDELAFQLRDLGVEEGAHGLIITDETLSDIGHVGRVETHLEDAKFAVDVYDESEREPSIADIENCLAFVRDEKGEEGYDFYVGLGGGSCMDTAKTTRAVIANGGGPLDYIAEPTGEGKALDESGPPLVLMPTTAGTGAEISPVSILSVEEKEIKEGISSNHIRADAAVLDPTLTTTLPPELTAKTAMDALGHAIEGYTTHEYDSLLRPTNPRERPVYAGRTPLTEMFSEKAIDLLSGNVRKAVHNGDDLEARENMLQGALFGAIAGLTAGASLCHAMAYPVGNKYHTYHGETIAVLTPASTLGYNAASDPERFASLARRFGVDTTGMSTNEAADALKGEYIRLQRDLNVLPSGLAELAGITEDDVDWLAKQTVDTQARLLRCNPRPVTEEDVHAIFTDALYNWEP from the coding sequence ATGAGTTACGAACGCTCCGTCTCCGCGCCGTCGCACGAACTCTCGCCGGAAACGGTCTGGCACATCCAGATGCCCCAGATTCGATTCGGACGGGACGCGACGGACGAACTGGCGTTCCAGTTGCGCGACCTCGGCGTCGAGGAGGGCGCACACGGCCTCATCATCACCGACGAGACGCTCTCGGATATCGGCCACGTCGGGCGCGTCGAGACGCACCTCGAAGACGCCAAGTTCGCCGTCGACGTCTACGACGAATCGGAGCGCGAACCCTCCATCGCGGACATCGAGAACTGCTTGGCGTTCGTCCGCGACGAGAAGGGCGAGGAGGGTTACGACTTCTACGTCGGTCTCGGCGGCGGCAGTTGCATGGACACCGCGAAGACGACCCGCGCTGTCATCGCCAACGGTGGCGGCCCGCTCGACTACATCGCCGAACCGACCGGCGAAGGGAAGGCCCTGGACGAGTCGGGACCGCCGCTCGTCCTGATGCCGACAACCGCGGGAACGGGGGCCGAAATCTCGCCGGTTTCCATCCTCTCGGTGGAGGAAAAAGAGATAAAGGAAGGCATCTCCAGCAACCACATCCGCGCGGACGCGGCGGTTCTCGACCCGACGCTCACGACCACGCTTCCGCCGGAACTGACCGCGAAGACGGCGATGGACGCCCTCGGCCACGCCATCGAGGGGTACACCACCCACGAGTACGACTCGCTCCTCCGACCGACGAACCCCCGCGAACGGCCCGTGTACGCCGGGCGGACGCCGCTCACCGAGATGTTCTCCGAGAAGGCCATCGACCTGCTGTCGGGCAACGTCCGAAAAGCGGTTCACAACGGGGACGACCTCGAAGCGCGCGAAAACATGTTGCAGGGTGCCCTCTTCGGTGCTATCGCCGGATTGACCGCGGGCGCGAGCCTCTGTCACGCGATGGCCTATCCCGTCGGGAACAAGTATCACACCTACCACGGCGAGACCATCGCGGTGCTCACTCCCGCGAGCACGCTGGGCTACAACGCCGCGAGCGACCCGGAGCGGTTCGCCTCGCTCGCCCGTCGGTTCGGCGTCGACACGACGGGGATGAGCACGAACGAGGCCGCGGACGCCCTGAAAGGGGAGTACATCCGACTCCAGCGGGACTTGAACGTCCTCCCCAGCGGCCTCGCCGAGTTGGCCGGGATTACGGAGGACGACGTGGATTGGCTGGCGAAACAGACCGTGGACACGCAAGCGCGGTTGCTCCGCTGTAACCCCCGTCCCGTGACGGAAGAGGATGTCCACGCCATCTTCACAGACGCGCTATACAACTGGGAACCATAA
- a CDS encoding N-acyl homoserine lactonase family protein, which yields MVDATIDVIHRGGLECDLNYLIEGNTLGSHDEPNPDTDYVEIPVFNLVIDHPEGTILWDTGNHEDALDGHWPEGLKQAFYPHDVREHDLRDDLADAGYDIDDIDYVFQTHLHLDHAGGLHHFDGTDTPVFVHEEELKFAYYSTKTDEGSGAYILGDFDHDLNWRVLHRDRETHFEDVEFVRLPGHTPGLTGTVFHLDGAGTVAFAGDEIYQTENYENGTPLGAGLLWSHRHWFDSLQKLKEIEREHDAEVVYGHDPEQFEEIQEGWP from the coding sequence ATGGTTGATGCAACCATCGACGTAATCCACCGGGGCGGATTGGAGTGCGACCTCAACTACCTCATCGAGGGCAACACGCTCGGGTCCCACGACGAACCGAATCCGGACACCGACTACGTGGAGATACCCGTGTTCAACCTCGTCATCGACCATCCCGAGGGGACGATTCTCTGGGATACGGGTAACCACGAGGACGCGCTCGACGGTCACTGGCCGGAGGGGTTGAAACAGGCGTTTTATCCGCACGACGTTCGGGAACACGACCTTCGGGACGACCTCGCGGATGCGGGGTACGATATCGACGACATCGATTACGTGTTCCAGACACACCTTCACCTCGACCACGCGGGCGGCCTGCACCACTTCGACGGGACGGACACGCCCGTGTTCGTCCACGAGGAGGAGTTGAAGTTCGCCTACTACAGCACGAAGACGGACGAGGGAAGCGGCGCGTACATCCTCGGCGACTTCGACCACGACCTCAACTGGCGGGTGCTCCACCGCGACCGAGAAACGCACTTCGAGGACGTCGAGTTCGTTCGTCTCCCGGGTCACACGCCGGGATTGACGGGGACGGTCTTCCACCTCGACGGTGCGGGAACGGTCGCGTTCGCGGGTGACGAAATCTACCAAACCGAGAACTACGAGAACGGGACGCCGCTCGGTGCCGGACTGCTCTGGAGTCACCGCCACTGGTTCGACAGCCTCCAGAAACTGAAGGAGATAGAGCGCGAGCACGACGCCGAGGTGGTGTACGGCCACGACCCAGAGCAGTTCGAGGAGATTCAGGAAGGGTGGCCCTGA
- a CDS encoding trimeric intracellular cation channel family protein produces MLSNQLFYIANAVGLVAFALVGASKAIREGFDPFGVTVVGLVTAFGGGTTRDVLVNRIPLSLQTLSNIGFGVVGVTTAVVLSILFDEPDRHPISLAADGVGLAAFTTAGAIVASGAGVSPFGVVAVATINAVGGGAMADILLDRSPFVLMRDFYASCAIIGGSAYWCLLALGGDANVAASGCAAVTLVTRVAAVRFGWRLPTVRTSLG; encoded by the coding sequence ATGCTTTCGAACCAACTGTTCTATATCGCAAACGCCGTCGGGTTGGTCGCCTTCGCGCTCGTCGGCGCGAGCAAGGCAATCCGGGAGGGATTCGACCCGTTCGGGGTGACGGTCGTCGGCCTCGTCACCGCATTCGGCGGCGGAACGACCCGCGACGTGCTCGTCAATCGCATTCCGCTCTCGCTCCAGACCCTCTCGAACATCGGGTTCGGCGTGGTCGGCGTGACCACCGCGGTCGTGCTGTCCATCCTGTTCGACGAACCGGACCGACACCCGATTTCGCTGGCCGCCGATGGCGTCGGCCTCGCCGCGTTCACCACTGCCGGTGCAATCGTCGCGTCCGGGGCGGGCGTCTCCCCGTTCGGCGTCGTCGCGGTGGCGACGATAAACGCCGTCGGCGGCGGCGCGATGGCGGACATCCTCCTCGACCGCTCGCCGTTCGTGCTGATGCGGGACTTTTACGCGAGTTGTGCCATCATCGGCGGTTCCGCCTACTGGTGCCTGCTCGCCCTCGGCGGCGACGCGAACGTCGCGGCGAGCGGATGCGCGGCCGTCACGCTCGTCACGCGGGTCGCCGCGGTTCGGTTCGGCTGGCGGCTTCCGACCGTTCGAACGAGTCTCGGCTGA
- a CDS encoding DUF6517 family protein encodes MNESSSNDRDRHTSNRTTSRSRRRVLQLTGTVGVALASGCLDMFPSGSVEAEATPVTVSDEALSKTGYSLVDTEGFGLTSGFDLPDGFEGVSVHSQISKYRRNGTGASLPALYFGLSVPIAKVSGRTIDPLREMNEREIIETEGGVIDTAFSNNYGTVTVSGKNGTKSINLLGTTTDLVTFDGTAKKDGTSTDLRFFVAKTVDDGDQIAVVGAQPSNAADEDAFRRLTRALQHG; translated from the coding sequence ATGAACGAGTCCTCATCGAACGACCGCGACCGCCACACGTCGAATCGAACCACATCCCGGTCACGGAGACGGGTGCTGCAGCTAACCGGGACGGTCGGCGTCGCGCTCGCCTCCGGCTGTCTCGACATGTTTCCCAGCGGGAGCGTCGAAGCGGAGGCGACTCCCGTCACAGTTTCCGACGAGGCGCTCTCGAAAACGGGGTACAGCCTGGTCGATACGGAGGGGTTCGGACTGACGAGCGGGTTCGACCTCCCGGACGGATTCGAGGGGGTTTCGGTGCACAGCCAGATTTCCAAATACCGTCGGAACGGGACGGGCGCATCTCTGCCCGCGTTGTATTTCGGCCTCAGCGTGCCGATAGCCAAAGTGAGCGGGCGGACCATCGACCCGCTTCGAGAGATGAACGAGCGGGAGATAATCGAAACCGAAGGCGGCGTCATCGACACCGCTTTCTCGAACAACTACGGGACCGTGACCGTGAGCGGGAAAAACGGCACCAAGTCCATCAACCTCCTCGGAACGACGACGGACCTCGTTACCTTCGACGGCACGGCGAAGAAGGACGGTACCTCGACCGACTTGCGGTTTTTCGTCGCGAAGACGGTCGACGACGGGGACCAAATCGCGGTCGTCGGCGCACAACCCTCGAACGCCGCGGACGAGGACGCGTTCAGACGGTTGACGAGGGCGCTCCAGCACGGCTAA
- a CDS encoding ABC transporter ATP-binding protein — MMSDADDGGRSQRSVLDGDSSSTDRPRPGTNDGTANDRPAVVSASGVRRTYHLGKPVHALDDVSVSLPDGSFTAVMGPSGSGKSTLMNMLGCLDTPDEGTVSIDGQAVDSLSDNERARLRGTEIGFVFQQFNLMPKLTAAENVTLPMVFHDAVDESRRERARTLLDRVGLGDRLDHAPNELSGGQRQRVAIARALANEPTLVLADEPTGNLDTETGEEIMELFTQLHDEGRTIVMITHERAIAEYADRIIHLVDGAIDDIEVLSASAERSNTDSDDTGGTDE; from the coding sequence ATGATGAGTGATGCTGACGACGGGGGTCGCTCCCAACGCTCGGTGTTGGACGGCGACTCGTCGTCGACCGATAGACCACGCCCCGGAACGAACGACGGAACGGCGAACGACCGTCCGGCCGTGGTTTCGGCCAGCGGCGTTCGACGGACCTACCACCTCGGAAAGCCGGTTCACGCGCTAGACGACGTTTCCGTTTCCCTCCCGGACGGGTCGTTTACCGCGGTCATGGGACCGAGCGGTTCCGGGAAGAGTACCCTGATGAACATGCTCGGCTGTCTCGACACGCCCGACGAGGGCACCGTCAGTATCGACGGGCAGGCGGTCGATTCGCTCTCGGACAACGAACGGGCGCGCCTCCGCGGCACGGAAATCGGATTCGTCTTCCAGCAGTTCAACCTGATGCCGAAACTCACGGCGGCGGAAAACGTCACCCTGCCGATGGTGTTTCACGATGCCGTCGATGAAAGCCGCCGCGAGCGCGCTCGCACGCTCTTGGACCGCGTTGGCCTCGGCGACCGATTGGACCACGCGCCCAACGAACTGTCCGGCGGGCAACGCCAGCGGGTCGCCATCGCACGCGCGCTGGCGAACGAACCCACGCTCGTGCTCGCCGACGAGCCGACGGGCAACCTCGACACCGAAACCGGCGAGGAGATAATGGAGCTGTTCACCCAGCTACACGACGAGGGGCGGACCATCGTGATGATCACCCACGAGCGGGCAATCGCCGAGTACGCCGACCGAATCATCCACCTCGTCGACGGAGCTATCGACGACATCGAGGTTCTATCGGCGTCCGCGGAGCGTTCGAACACCGACTCCGACGACACCGGAGGGACCGACGAATGA
- a CDS encoding ABC transporter permease has protein sequence MKLGESLRISWRTITSHKLRSTLTTLGVIVGIGSVITFMILGGAFSANILGDVGAMNEPVMKISTQRSTGAVGIQQSHSPIYTESDVEALRQLDNVEYVAPLGSVPAAQLSHGNDSITGMFAVQATTTDRFEHGEPHEFTEGEVFSGDDQAVMNTRAAQLFEKNVSAGETVTLSFQDGSKKTVTVTGIVDEDIGSHAASPIVYVPLGSQYATTVRTPGGEEKRAYSGVEIRATSMDDVDSVKQAAANYMHERSDARKLKADDFDIVVETIRDEVDRVSSTLDQLTVLIGGIAAISLVVGSIGIANMMIVSVTERTREIGIMKSIGARKRDIVQLFLVESIILGAIGAVFGILVGIGFGYLAVTLAEWPMTYPVDWITIAAAVGVGVGIVSGLYPAVRAARIDPIEALRQT, from the coding sequence ATGAAACTCGGCGAAAGCCTCCGTATCAGTTGGCGGACGATCACCTCGCACAAACTCCGGTCCACGCTGACGACGCTCGGCGTCATCGTCGGTATCGGGTCCGTCATCACGTTCATGATTCTCGGCGGCGCGTTCTCCGCGAACATCCTCGGTGACGTGGGCGCGATGAACGAACCGGTGATGAAGATATCGACGCAACGGTCGACGGGCGCGGTCGGTATCCAACAGAGCCACTCTCCCATCTACACCGAATCCGACGTCGAGGCCTTGCGACAGCTCGATAACGTCGAGTACGTCGCCCCGCTCGGTAGCGTTCCGGCCGCCCAACTGTCGCACGGAAACGACAGCATCACCGGCATGTTCGCGGTGCAGGCCACGACTACCGACCGGTTCGAACACGGCGAACCGCACGAGTTCACCGAGGGCGAGGTGTTCTCCGGGGACGACCAAGCGGTGATGAACACGCGGGCGGCACAGTTGTTCGAGAAGAACGTCTCGGCGGGCGAGACGGTGACCCTCTCGTTCCAGGACGGTTCGAAAAAGACCGTCACCGTGACAGGAATCGTCGATGAGGACATCGGCAGTCACGCCGCGTCCCCTATCGTGTACGTCCCGCTCGGCTCACAGTACGCGACCACCGTCCGGACGCCCGGCGGTGAGGAAAAGCGCGCCTACTCCGGCGTGGAAATACGGGCGACCAGCATGGATGACGTCGATTCGGTGAAGCAAGCCGCGGCGAACTACATGCACGAACGGTCGGACGCTCGGAAGCTCAAGGCCGACGACTTCGATATCGTCGTGGAGACGATTCGAGACGAGGTTGACCGCGTGTCCTCCACTCTCGACCAACTGACGGTCCTCATCGGCGGTATCGCCGCGATTTCGCTCGTCGTCGGGTCCATCGGCATCGCCAACATGATGATAGTCAGCGTCACCGAGCGAACGCGGGAGATAGGCATCATGAAATCTATCGGCGCACGGAAACGGGACATCGTTCAGCTGTTCCTCGTCGAATCCATCATCCTCGGTGCCATCGGTGCGGTCTTCGGTATTCTGGTCGGTATCGGATTCGGCTACCTCGCCGTCACCCTCGCGGAGTGGCCGATGACGTATCCGGTCGATTGGATCACCATCGCCGCCGCGGTCGGGGTCGGCGTCGGTATCGTCTCCGGGTTGTACCCCGCCGTGCGCGCCGCTCGAATCGACCCCATCGAAGCGCTTCGACAGACCTGA
- a CDS encoding sensor histidine kinase, producing the protein MTDDDSDDGLQPLPVDGYPDPVLEYGFEDERPVVRAGNEAFRVTFDADASNVSLRSVFDRFQFSGTSSPTEFVTRVSRNEQFGTRLRVPERADADGGNGDGGNDGTSYLVRVVPASDGSGGHVVFAPGCERPRTKPGDERWGSVASVITHDLRNPLDVAKARLRAGRETGDDAHFEHVERAHERMERIIRDVLTASRGTDTIAVDPSEAVDFEELAVAAWETVETDGATLTVEDSLPTAVADADHVGRLFENLFRNAVEHGGETPTVRIGGLSRDSNDGFYVADDGPGIPPRDRQVVFEPGYSSHERGTGLGLAIVARIVAAHEWTIRIEESANGGARFEVCDVRRDDSTPRS; encoded by the coding sequence ATGACCGACGATGACTCCGACGACGGACTGCAACCGCTCCCGGTGGACGGGTACCCCGACCCGGTGCTCGAATACGGCTTCGAGGACGAACGACCGGTGGTGAGAGCGGGTAACGAGGCGTTCCGGGTGACGTTCGACGCAGACGCGTCGAACGTCTCGCTCCGCTCCGTCTTCGACCGATTTCAGTTTTCCGGGACCTCCTCCCCGACCGAGTTCGTGACTCGCGTTTCTCGGAACGAGCAGTTCGGTACCCGTCTTCGCGTCCCGGAACGGGCCGACGCCGATGGGGGCAACGGGGACGGCGGAAACGACGGAACGAGCTATCTCGTCCGGGTGGTACCCGCGTCCGACGGGTCCGGCGGACACGTCGTCTTCGCACCCGGTTGCGAACGTCCGCGAACGAAACCGGGAGACGAGCGGTGGGGGTCGGTGGCGAGCGTCATCACCCACGACCTCCGGAATCCGCTCGACGTCGCCAAGGCCCGTCTCCGCGCGGGTCGTGAAACCGGCGACGACGCGCACTTCGAGCACGTCGAGCGAGCACACGAGCGCATGGAGCGCATCATACGGGACGTTCTGACCGCCTCTCGCGGGACGGATACGATAGCAGTCGACCCCTCCGAAGCCGTCGATTTCGAGGAGTTGGCCGTGGCCGCGTGGGAGACGGTCGAGACGGACGGGGCGACGCTGACCGTCGAAGACTCGCTTCCGACGGCGGTCGCCGACGCGGACCACGTTGGCCGACTGTTCGAGAACCTGTTCCGAAACGCGGTCGAACACGGCGGCGAGACGCCAACCGTCCGCATCGGCGGGCTATCGCGGGACTCGAACGACGGGTTCTACGTCGCCGACGACGGACCGGGAATACCGCCGCGGGACAGACAGGTCGTGTTCGAACCCGGATACAGTTCCCACGAACGGGGAACCGGTTTGGGGTTGGCCATCGTCGCCCGCATCGTCGCGGCCCACGAGTGGACGATTCGAATCGAGGAGTCGGCGAACGGCGGAGCCAGATTCGAGGTGTGCGACGTTCGCCGCGACGATTCGACCCCGCGGTCGTAG
- a CDS encoding bacterio-opsin activator domain-containing protein has product MDEKLDRAPIGVLDCSTDGTVTGVNEAARRLLDVGTADVTGADVGTVFPRSVENTLSTVLDAGPPTEDREFEEYYPELERWLVVSLVPVDDEVTVYLRDVTDRRSHERTVADIQGQLDRLILLNGLISEILTDLVDASTRDEIAETICKRLGETDIYEFAWVGERKLGADEIVVRASSGATGRTFENLTESLSRSEMGPEERAAETGTLQVVRSLASDDTVPEAVRRAAFAEGLQSMLAIPLTFGTEVHGVVGVYSSEQEAFSSRERASFETVGEIAGFAVNATRNRNLLLSDTVTELTFEVTDPDSPLVAASADLSAALSLAGMVSHDDRGLLCYFRVDGEPPATVAETLDFGDDAVVSRIVNDSAETGSVEMELGTETLLGVLSTLGVSIRSAEFEDGSGRIVVELSPDESVRRIADAVTRQFDADVVAVRERERPVTTANQLRDELGDRLTDQQEAVLRTAFFADYFESPRGSTAEEVASTLGITGSTLLYHLRAAQRKLLDSFFDDSVSVVRK; this is encoded by the coding sequence ATGGACGAAAAACTCGACCGAGCGCCGATAGGCGTTCTCGACTGTTCGACGGACGGCACGGTGACCGGCGTGAACGAGGCCGCCCGGCGGCTCCTCGACGTCGGAACGGCCGACGTGACCGGTGCCGACGTCGGAACCGTGTTTCCGCGGAGCGTCGAGAACACGCTTTCGACCGTCCTCGATGCGGGACCACCCACGGAGGACCGCGAGTTCGAGGAGTACTACCCCGAACTCGAACGGTGGCTCGTGGTTTCGCTCGTCCCGGTGGACGATGAGGTGACGGTCTATCTCCGCGACGTGACCGACCGCCGGAGCCACGAACGGACCGTCGCGGATATCCAAGGCCAGCTCGACCGGTTGATACTCCTCAACGGCCTCATCTCCGAGATTCTCACCGATCTCGTCGATGCGTCCACGCGGGACGAAATCGCCGAGACCATCTGCAAGCGCCTCGGCGAGACGGACATCTACGAGTTCGCGTGGGTCGGGGAGCGGAAACTCGGCGCGGACGAAATCGTCGTCCGCGCGTCCTCGGGGGCAACCGGTCGGACGTTCGAGAACCTCACGGAGAGCCTGTCGCGGTCCGAAATGGGTCCGGAAGAACGCGCCGCCGAGACGGGAACGCTCCAAGTCGTTCGCTCGCTGGCGAGCGACGATACGGTCCCCGAGGCCGTCCGTCGAGCGGCTTTCGCCGAGGGATTGCAGTCGATGCTGGCGATTCCGCTCACGTTCGGAACGGAGGTACACGGCGTCGTCGGCGTCTACTCGTCCGAACAGGAGGCGTTTTCCTCCCGCGAGCGAGCGAGTTTCGAAACGGTCGGCGAAATCGCCGGATTCGCCGTGAACGCGACGCGCAACCGAAACCTCCTCCTATCGGATACCGTCACCGAACTCACGTTCGAGGTGACGGACCCGGACTCCCCTCTCGTGGCCGCCAGCGCCGACCTCTCGGCTGCACTCTCGCTCGCCGGGATGGTTTCACACGACGACAGGGGACTGCTCTGCTATTTCAGGGTCGATGGCGAACCGCCAGCGACGGTGGCCGAGACGCTCGATTTCGGCGACGATGCCGTCGTCTCCCGCATTGTCAACGATAGCGCGGAGACCGGTTCCGTCGAGATGGAACTCGGCACCGAAACCCTGCTCGGGGTGCTCTCGACGCTGGGCGTCTCCATCCGGTCCGCCGAGTTCGAGGACGGGTCCGGGCGCATCGTCGTCGAACTCTCCCCGGACGAAAGTGTTCGTCGAATCGCCGATGCAGTGACGCGGCAGTTCGACGCGGACGTCGTTGCCGTGCGGGAACGCGAGCGACCCGTTACGACCGCGAACCAACTCCGTGACGAACTCGGCGACAGGCTGACCGACCAACAGGAGGCCGTGCTCAGGACGGCCTTTTTCGCCGACTACTTCGAATCGCCGCGGGGAAGCACCGCCGAGGAGGTCGCAAGCACCCTCGGTATCACCGGTTCGACGCTCCTCTATCACCTTCGGGCGGCACAGCGGAAGCTGTTGGATTCGTTTTTCGACGACTCGGTTTCGGTGGTTCGAAAGTAG
- a CDS encoding response regulator has product MVSDTDDETLAKALIVDDQKEVADAYALRLQGLCSVETVYDGEAALATVEDSTVDVVLLDRHMPGMSGDEVLSELTGRGFDGRVIMVTAIDPGFDVLDMPFDDYLCKPVDREDIRTAVTQQCTILGYEMLGEYFSVESKRAVIEAEIPEGKRQDHQQYLDIERKAAQLAHRIHRLLDDPHELFEAFEAIDREGR; this is encoded by the coding sequence ATGGTGAGCGATACGGACGACGAGACACTGGCGAAGGCACTCATCGTGGACGACCAAAAGGAGGTCGCAGACGCGTACGCGCTCCGACTCCAAGGACTCTGTTCGGTCGAAACCGTCTACGATGGGGAGGCCGCTCTCGCAACGGTCGAGGACTCGACGGTCGACGTCGTTCTCCTCGACCGCCACATGCCCGGCATGTCCGGAGACGAGGTACTCTCCGAACTCACCGGTCGGGGGTTCGACGGCCGCGTCATCATGGTGACGGCCATCGACCCCGGCTTCGACGTTCTGGATATGCCGTTCGACGACTACCTCTGTAAGCCCGTGGACCGCGAGGACATCCGAACGGCCGTTACACAGCAGTGTACGATTCTGGGATACGAAATGCTCGGCGAGTACTTCAGCGTCGAGTCCAAACGCGCGGTTATCGAGGCGGAGATACCCGAAGGAAAGCGCCAAGACCATCAGCAGTATCTCGACATCGAGCGCAAAGCGGCGCAGTTGGCCCACCGAATCCATCGGTTGCTCGACGACCCGCACGAACTGTTCGAGGCGTTCGAGGCCATCGACCGCGAGGGACGCTAA